Proteins from one Falco cherrug isolate bFalChe1 chromosome 7, bFalChe1.pri, whole genome shotgun sequence genomic window:
- the KIF23 gene encoding kinesin-like protein KIF23 isoform X2: MKAVARTPRRPAPKKPSHPSLKDPVGVYCRVRPLSGPDQEGCIEVINETTVQIHPPDRYRIFRNGEYRETQYSFKEVFGTLVAQKELFDVVAKPLVEDLIHGKNGLLFTYGVTGSGKTHTMTGSPGDGGLLPRCLDMIFNSIGPFQAKRFVFKLDDKNGVDVQCEVDALLERQKRDAMPVPKIPSGKRQIDPEFADMINVQDHCKVEEVDEDNVYSVFVSYIEIYNNYIYDLLEEAPFEPIKPKWNNCNTPVRNGDFIPPQSKMLREDQNHNMYVTGCTEVEVKSTEEAFEVFWRGQKKRRIAHTQLNRESSRSHGVFIIKLAQAPLDADGDNVLQEKEQITLSQLSLVDLAGSERTNRTKAEGNRLREAGNINQSLMTLRTCIEVLRENQMYGTNKMVPYRDSKLTHLFKNYFDGEGKVRMIVCVNPKAEDYEESLQVMRFAEMTQEVEVARPVDRPLCGLTPGRRFRNQAFREELSQKLELRGGPKNGETEEQSVTEMFLQNFPPLPSCELLDVNDDQTLPRLIEVLEKRHKMRQMLLKEFGKNVLAFKTALQEFDSSVVSKENYIQGKLSEKEKTIAGQKMELERLEKKIKTLEYKIEILEKTTTIYEDDKRNLQQELESKSQKLQRQASDKRRLEARLQGVVAETAMKWEKECERRVAAKQLEMQNKLWVKDEKLKQLKAIVTEPKNEKPERPSRERDREKPVQRSVSPSPVPSAPPVRPRHRRSRSAGERWVDHKPPSNLPTETVMQPHVPHAITVAAASEKALAKCDKYMLTHQELASDGEIETKLIKGDVFKTRGGGQAVQFTEIETLKQESPTGRKRRSSPNPEPPEDAADSECTDVETRCSVALEMRAGSALGPGYQHHAQPKRRKP; the protein is encoded by the exons ATGAAGGCGGT AGCCAGGACGCCGCGGCGCCCGGCGCCGAAGAAGCCGTCCCACCCCAGCCTGAAGGACCCGGTGGGG GTGTACTGCAGGGTGCGGCCGCTCAGCGGCCCGGACCAGGAGGGCTGCATCGAGGTGATCAACGAGACCACCGTGCAGATCCACCCGCCCGACAGATACAGGATATTCCGCAACGGGGAGTACCGGGAG ACGCAATATTCATTTAAAGAAGTGTTTGGCACCCTTGTTGCTCAGAAGGAGCTTTTTGACGTGGTGGCTAAACCTCTAGTGGAAGATCTCATTCATGGGAAAAATG GTCTCCTTTTTACATATGGTGTGACAGGCAGCGGGAAAACTCACACCATGACGGGTTCTCCTGGTGATGGAGGGCTCCTCCCACGGTGTTTGGATATGATCTTCAACAGCATAGGACCATTCCAGGCCAAGCGATTT GTTTTTAAGCTTGATGACAAGAATGGTGTGGATGTTCAGTGTGAAGTAGATGCTCTATTAGAGCGCCAGAAAAGAGATGCCATGCCTGTTCCAAAAATTCCATCTGGCAA GCGACAAATAGATCCAGAATTTGCTGATATGATCAATGTTCAAGATCACTGCAAAGTGGAAGAGGTTGATGAAGATAATGTCTACAGTGTCTTTGTCTCCTATATCGAGATCTACAACAACTACATATATGACCTGCTGGAGGAAGCTCCCTTTGAGCCTATAAAACCAAA GTGGAACAATTGCAACACTCCTGTGCGAAATGGTGACTTTAT ACCTCCACAGTCCAAAATGCTTCGCGAAGACCAGAATCACAACATGTATGTCACAGGATGCACAGAAGTAGAGGTGAAATCTACAGAAGAagcttttgaagtgttttggaGAG gTCAAAAGAAGAGGCGTATTGCACACACTCAGCTGAATCGAGAATCTAGTCGCTCTCATGGTGTTTTTATAATCAAGTTGGCTCAGGCACCCCTGGATGCAGATGGAGATAACGTGCTACAG gAGAAAGAACAAATCACTTTAAGCCAGCTGTCTTTAGTTGATCTGGCTGGAAGTGAAAGAACAAATAGAACAAAAGCTGAAGGGAACAGGCTGCGAGAAGCAG gtaatatTAATCAGTCATTAATGACTTTAAGAACATGTATTGAAGTTCTGCGGGAAAACCAGATGTATGGAACAAATAAG atgGTTCCATACAGAGATTCCAAACTGACTCATCTCTTCAAGAACTACTTTGATGGTGAAGGAAAAGTGCGTATGATTGTGTGCGTTAATCCTAAAGCTGAGGACTACGAGGAAAGCTTG CAAGTCATGCGCTTTGCAGAAATGACCCAGGAAGTGGAAGTTGCCAGACCTGTGGACAGACCACTCTGTGGTTTAACGCCGGGCCGGCGCTTTAGGAATCAGGCCTTCAGGGAGGAGCTCTCGCAGAAATTGGAGCTGCGGGGTGGCCCGAAAAATGGAG aaacagaagagcaatctgttacagaaatgtttttgcagaaCTTTCCACCGTTGCCTTCATGTGAATTATTGGATGTTAATGATGATCAAACACTTCCAAGGCTTATTGAAGTCCTGGAAAAACGCCATAAAATGCGACAAATGTTGTTAAAGGAGTTTGGCAAAAATG TGCTTGCATTTAAAACAGCGCTACAAGAATTTGACTCCAGTGTTGTATCCAAGGAAAACTATATTCAAGGAAAactgtctgaaaaagaaaaaacaatagcAGGACAGAAAATGGAGCTAGAAcgcctggagaagaaaattaaaactctgGAATACAAG aTTGAGATTTTGGAGAAAACTACCACAATTTATGAAGATGACAAGCGTAATCTTCAGCAAGAACTAGAAAGCAAGAGCCAGAAATTGCAACGTCAGGCTTCCGACAAGCGTCGGCTGGAGGCACGATTGCAAGGCGTGGTGGCAGAAACAGCCATGAAATGGGAGAAGGAGTGT GAGCGTCGTgtagcagcaaagcagctggaaatgcaGAACAAACTTTGGgtgaaagatgaaaaactgaagcaaCTGAAGGCCATTGTTACTGaaccaaaaaatgaaaagccagaGAGGCCTTCGcgggagagagacagagagaagcCTGTTCAGAGATCAGTGTCTCCTTCACCAGTACCA AGTGCACCTCCAGTTCGTCCCAGACACAGACGGTCACGCTCAGCTGGGGAGAGATGGGTAGATCATAAGCCACCTTCTAACCTGCCCACTGAAACAGTCATGCAGCCACATGTCCCTCATGCCATCACAGTAGCGGCTGCAAGTGAAAAGGCACTAGCTAAGTGTGACAAGTATATGCTGACGCACCAGGAGCTAGCCTCTGATGGGGAGATTGAAACAAAACTAATTAAG ggtGATGTGTTCAAAACCAGAGGTGGTGGACAGGCTGTGCAGTTCACAGAAATAGAGACTTTGAAGCAAGAATCTCCAACTGG TCGAAAGCGAAGATCATCTCCCAATCCTGAACCACCCGAGGATGCTGCGGACTCTGAATGCACTGATGTAGAAACCAGA TGTTCTGTGGCACTGGAGATGAGGGCAGGGTCAGCTCTTGGACCTGGATATCAGCATCATGCTCAGCCCAA gcGAAGAAAACCATGA
- the KIF23 gene encoding kinesin-like protein KIF23 isoform X5 gives MKAVRARTPRRPAPKKPSHPSLKDPVGVYCRVRPLSGPDQEGCIEVINETTVQIHPPDRYRIFRNGEYRETQYSFKEVFGTLVAQKELFDVVAKPLVEDLIHGKNGLLFTYGVTGSGKTHTMTGSPGDGGLLPRCLDMIFNSIGPFQAKRFVFKLDDKNGVDVQCEVDALLERQKRDAMPVPKIPSGKRQIDPEFADMINVQDHCKVEEVDEDNVYSVFVSYIEIYNNYIYDLLEEAPFEPIKPKWNNCNTPVRNGDFIPPQSKMLREDQNHNMYVTGCTEVEVKSTEEAFEVFWRGQKKRRIAHTQLNRESSRSHGVFIIKLAQAPLDADGDNVLQEKEQITLSQLSLVDLAGSERTNRTKAEGNRLREAGNINQSLMTLRTCIEVLRENQMYGTNKMVPYRDSKLTHLFKNYFDGEGKVRMIVCVNPKAEDYEESLQVMRFAEMTQEVEVARPVDRPLCGLTPGRRFRNQAFREELSQKLELRGGPKNGETEEQSVTEMFLQNFPPLPSCELLDVNDDQTLPRLIEVLEKRHKMRQMLLKEFGKNVLAFKTALQEFDSSVVSKENYIQGKLSEKEKTIAGQKMELERLEKKIKTLEYKIEILEKTTTIYEDDKRNLQQELESKSQKLQRQASDKRRLEARLQGVVAETAMKWEKECERRVAAKQLEMQNKLWVKDEKLKQLKAIVTEPKNEKPERPSRERDREKPVQRSVSPSPPSSNLTTQVPNSQQLVSSQQVHRHYNSCSSISVVSCVIEWEQKTPSYKITGGTSNARSRHQEPEQSRDYKNSSRRRGVCWTGVIEVPRHRDELEVEEDRCCRSAPPVRPRHRRSRSAGERWVDHKPPSNLPTETVMQPHVPHAITVAAASEKALAKCDKYMLTHQELASDGEIETKLIKGDVFKTRGGGQAVQFTEIETLKQESPTGRKRRSSPNPEPPEDAADSECTDVETRCSVALEMRAGSALGPGYQHHAQPKRRKP, from the exons ATGAAGGCGGT TAGAGCCAGGACGCCGCGGCGCCCGGCGCCGAAGAAGCCGTCCCACCCCAGCCTGAAGGACCCGGTGGGG GTGTACTGCAGGGTGCGGCCGCTCAGCGGCCCGGACCAGGAGGGCTGCATCGAGGTGATCAACGAGACCACCGTGCAGATCCACCCGCCCGACAGATACAGGATATTCCGCAACGGGGAGTACCGGGAG ACGCAATATTCATTTAAAGAAGTGTTTGGCACCCTTGTTGCTCAGAAGGAGCTTTTTGACGTGGTGGCTAAACCTCTAGTGGAAGATCTCATTCATGGGAAAAATG GTCTCCTTTTTACATATGGTGTGACAGGCAGCGGGAAAACTCACACCATGACGGGTTCTCCTGGTGATGGAGGGCTCCTCCCACGGTGTTTGGATATGATCTTCAACAGCATAGGACCATTCCAGGCCAAGCGATTT GTTTTTAAGCTTGATGACAAGAATGGTGTGGATGTTCAGTGTGAAGTAGATGCTCTATTAGAGCGCCAGAAAAGAGATGCCATGCCTGTTCCAAAAATTCCATCTGGCAA GCGACAAATAGATCCAGAATTTGCTGATATGATCAATGTTCAAGATCACTGCAAAGTGGAAGAGGTTGATGAAGATAATGTCTACAGTGTCTTTGTCTCCTATATCGAGATCTACAACAACTACATATATGACCTGCTGGAGGAAGCTCCCTTTGAGCCTATAAAACCAAA GTGGAACAATTGCAACACTCCTGTGCGAAATGGTGACTTTAT ACCTCCACAGTCCAAAATGCTTCGCGAAGACCAGAATCACAACATGTATGTCACAGGATGCACAGAAGTAGAGGTGAAATCTACAGAAGAagcttttgaagtgttttggaGAG gTCAAAAGAAGAGGCGTATTGCACACACTCAGCTGAATCGAGAATCTAGTCGCTCTCATGGTGTTTTTATAATCAAGTTGGCTCAGGCACCCCTGGATGCAGATGGAGATAACGTGCTACAG gAGAAAGAACAAATCACTTTAAGCCAGCTGTCTTTAGTTGATCTGGCTGGAAGTGAAAGAACAAATAGAACAAAAGCTGAAGGGAACAGGCTGCGAGAAGCAG gtaatatTAATCAGTCATTAATGACTTTAAGAACATGTATTGAAGTTCTGCGGGAAAACCAGATGTATGGAACAAATAAG atgGTTCCATACAGAGATTCCAAACTGACTCATCTCTTCAAGAACTACTTTGATGGTGAAGGAAAAGTGCGTATGATTGTGTGCGTTAATCCTAAAGCTGAGGACTACGAGGAAAGCTTG CAAGTCATGCGCTTTGCAGAAATGACCCAGGAAGTGGAAGTTGCCAGACCTGTGGACAGACCACTCTGTGGTTTAACGCCGGGCCGGCGCTTTAGGAATCAGGCCTTCAGGGAGGAGCTCTCGCAGAAATTGGAGCTGCGGGGTGGCCCGAAAAATGGAG aaacagaagagcaatctgttacagaaatgtttttgcagaaCTTTCCACCGTTGCCTTCATGTGAATTATTGGATGTTAATGATGATCAAACACTTCCAAGGCTTATTGAAGTCCTGGAAAAACGCCATAAAATGCGACAAATGTTGTTAAAGGAGTTTGGCAAAAATG TGCTTGCATTTAAAACAGCGCTACAAGAATTTGACTCCAGTGTTGTATCCAAGGAAAACTATATTCAAGGAAAactgtctgaaaaagaaaaaacaatagcAGGACAGAAAATGGAGCTAGAAcgcctggagaagaaaattaaaactctgGAATACAAG aTTGAGATTTTGGAGAAAACTACCACAATTTATGAAGATGACAAGCGTAATCTTCAGCAAGAACTAGAAAGCAAGAGCCAGAAATTGCAACGTCAGGCTTCCGACAAGCGTCGGCTGGAGGCACGATTGCAAGGCGTGGTGGCAGAAACAGCCATGAAATGGGAGAAGGAGTGT GAGCGTCGTgtagcagcaaagcagctggaaatgcaGAACAAACTTTGGgtgaaagatgaaaaactgaagcaaCTGAAGGCCATTGTTACTGaaccaaaaaatgaaaagccagaGAGGCCTTCGcgggagagagacagagagaagcCTGTTCAGAGATCAGTGTCTCCTTCACCA CCTTCTAGTAACCTTACTACTCAGGTCCCTAACAGCCAGCAGCTCGTGAGCAGCCAGCAGGTGCATAGGCATTATAATTCTTGTAGCAGCATTTCTGTGGTATCCTGTGTTATTGAATGGGAGCAGAAAACCCCTTCGTACAAGATTACCGGTGGCACTTCTAATGCAAGGAGTAGACACCAAGAACCAGAACAAAGTAGAGACTATAAGAACTCAAGCAGAAGGCGAGGGGTGTGCTGGACTGGAGTCATTGAGGTTCCGAGGCATAGAGATGAGCTAGAAGTAGAAGAGGATCGATGCTGCAGG AGTGCACCTCCAGTTCGTCCCAGACACAGACGGTCACGCTCAGCTGGGGAGAGATGGGTAGATCATAAGCCACCTTCTAACCTGCCCACTGAAACAGTCATGCAGCCACATGTCCCTCATGCCATCACAGTAGCGGCTGCAAGTGAAAAGGCACTAGCTAAGTGTGACAAGTATATGCTGACGCACCAGGAGCTAGCCTCTGATGGGGAGATTGAAACAAAACTAATTAAG ggtGATGTGTTCAAAACCAGAGGTGGTGGACAGGCTGTGCAGTTCACAGAAATAGAGACTTTGAAGCAAGAATCTCCAACTGG TCGAAAGCGAAGATCATCTCCCAATCCTGAACCACCCGAGGATGCTGCGGACTCTGAATGCACTGATGTAGAAACCAGA TGTTCTGTGGCACTGGAGATGAGGGCAGGGTCAGCTCTTGGACCTGGATATCAGCATCATGCTCAGCCCAA gcGAAGAAAACCATGA
- the KIF23 gene encoding kinesin-like protein KIF23 isoform X4, which produces MKAVRARTPRRPAPKKPSHPSLKDPVGVYCRVRPLSGPDQEGCIEVINETTVQIHPPDRYRIFRNGEYRETQYSFKEVFGTLVAQKELFDVVAKPLVEDLIHGKNGLLFTYGVTGSGKTHTMTGSPGDGGLLPRCLDMIFNSIGPFQAKRFVFKLDDKNGVDVQCEVDALLERQKRDAMPVPKIPSGKRQIDPEFADMINVQDHCKVEEVDEDNVYSVFVSYIEIYNNYIYDLLEEAPFEPIKPKWNNCNTPVRNGDFIPPQSKMLREDQNHNMYVTGCTEVEVKSTEEAFEVFWRGQKKRRIAHTQLNRESSRSHGVFIIKLAQAPLDADGDNVLQEKEQITLSQLSLVDLAGSERTNRTKAEGNRLREAGNINQSLMTLRTCIEVLRENQMYGTNKMVPYRDSKLTHLFKNYFDGEGKVRMIVCVNPKAEDYEESLQVMRFAEMTQEVEVARPVDRPLCGLTPGRRFRNQAFREELSQKLELRGGPKNGETEEQSVTEMFLQNFPPLPSCELLDVNDDQTLPRLIEVLEKRHKMRQMLLKEFGKNVLAFKTALQEFDSSVVSKENYIQGKLSEKEKTIAGQKMELERLEKKIKTLEYKIEILEKTTTIYEDDKRNLQQELESKSQKLQRQASDKRRLEARLQGVVAETAMKWEKECERRVAAKQLEMQNKLWVKDEKLKQLKAIVTEPKNEKPERPSRERDREKPVQRSVSPSPVPGDVFKTRGGGQAVQFTEIETLKQESPTGRKRRSSPNPEPPEDAADSECTDVETRCSVALEMRAGSALGPGYQHHAQPKRRKP; this is translated from the exons ATGAAGGCGGT TAGAGCCAGGACGCCGCGGCGCCCGGCGCCGAAGAAGCCGTCCCACCCCAGCCTGAAGGACCCGGTGGGG GTGTACTGCAGGGTGCGGCCGCTCAGCGGCCCGGACCAGGAGGGCTGCATCGAGGTGATCAACGAGACCACCGTGCAGATCCACCCGCCCGACAGATACAGGATATTCCGCAACGGGGAGTACCGGGAG ACGCAATATTCATTTAAAGAAGTGTTTGGCACCCTTGTTGCTCAGAAGGAGCTTTTTGACGTGGTGGCTAAACCTCTAGTGGAAGATCTCATTCATGGGAAAAATG GTCTCCTTTTTACATATGGTGTGACAGGCAGCGGGAAAACTCACACCATGACGGGTTCTCCTGGTGATGGAGGGCTCCTCCCACGGTGTTTGGATATGATCTTCAACAGCATAGGACCATTCCAGGCCAAGCGATTT GTTTTTAAGCTTGATGACAAGAATGGTGTGGATGTTCAGTGTGAAGTAGATGCTCTATTAGAGCGCCAGAAAAGAGATGCCATGCCTGTTCCAAAAATTCCATCTGGCAA GCGACAAATAGATCCAGAATTTGCTGATATGATCAATGTTCAAGATCACTGCAAAGTGGAAGAGGTTGATGAAGATAATGTCTACAGTGTCTTTGTCTCCTATATCGAGATCTACAACAACTACATATATGACCTGCTGGAGGAAGCTCCCTTTGAGCCTATAAAACCAAA GTGGAACAATTGCAACACTCCTGTGCGAAATGGTGACTTTAT ACCTCCACAGTCCAAAATGCTTCGCGAAGACCAGAATCACAACATGTATGTCACAGGATGCACAGAAGTAGAGGTGAAATCTACAGAAGAagcttttgaagtgttttggaGAG gTCAAAAGAAGAGGCGTATTGCACACACTCAGCTGAATCGAGAATCTAGTCGCTCTCATGGTGTTTTTATAATCAAGTTGGCTCAGGCACCCCTGGATGCAGATGGAGATAACGTGCTACAG gAGAAAGAACAAATCACTTTAAGCCAGCTGTCTTTAGTTGATCTGGCTGGAAGTGAAAGAACAAATAGAACAAAAGCTGAAGGGAACAGGCTGCGAGAAGCAG gtaatatTAATCAGTCATTAATGACTTTAAGAACATGTATTGAAGTTCTGCGGGAAAACCAGATGTATGGAACAAATAAG atgGTTCCATACAGAGATTCCAAACTGACTCATCTCTTCAAGAACTACTTTGATGGTGAAGGAAAAGTGCGTATGATTGTGTGCGTTAATCCTAAAGCTGAGGACTACGAGGAAAGCTTG CAAGTCATGCGCTTTGCAGAAATGACCCAGGAAGTGGAAGTTGCCAGACCTGTGGACAGACCACTCTGTGGTTTAACGCCGGGCCGGCGCTTTAGGAATCAGGCCTTCAGGGAGGAGCTCTCGCAGAAATTGGAGCTGCGGGGTGGCCCGAAAAATGGAG aaacagaagagcaatctgttacagaaatgtttttgcagaaCTTTCCACCGTTGCCTTCATGTGAATTATTGGATGTTAATGATGATCAAACACTTCCAAGGCTTATTGAAGTCCTGGAAAAACGCCATAAAATGCGACAAATGTTGTTAAAGGAGTTTGGCAAAAATG TGCTTGCATTTAAAACAGCGCTACAAGAATTTGACTCCAGTGTTGTATCCAAGGAAAACTATATTCAAGGAAAactgtctgaaaaagaaaaaacaatagcAGGACAGAAAATGGAGCTAGAAcgcctggagaagaaaattaaaactctgGAATACAAG aTTGAGATTTTGGAGAAAACTACCACAATTTATGAAGATGACAAGCGTAATCTTCAGCAAGAACTAGAAAGCAAGAGCCAGAAATTGCAACGTCAGGCTTCCGACAAGCGTCGGCTGGAGGCACGATTGCAAGGCGTGGTGGCAGAAACAGCCATGAAATGGGAGAAGGAGTGT GAGCGTCGTgtagcagcaaagcagctggaaatgcaGAACAAACTTTGGgtgaaagatgaaaaactgaagcaaCTGAAGGCCATTGTTACTGaaccaaaaaatgaaaagccagaGAGGCCTTCGcgggagagagacagagagaagcCTGTTCAGAGATCAGTGTCTCCTTCACCAGTACCA ggtGATGTGTTCAAAACCAGAGGTGGTGGACAGGCTGTGCAGTTCACAGAAATAGAGACTTTGAAGCAAGAATCTCCAACTGG TCGAAAGCGAAGATCATCTCCCAATCCTGAACCACCCGAGGATGCTGCGGACTCTGAATGCACTGATGTAGAAACCAGA TGTTCTGTGGCACTGGAGATGAGGGCAGGGTCAGCTCTTGGACCTGGATATCAGCATCATGCTCAGCCCAA gcGAAGAAAACCATGA
- the KIF23 gene encoding kinesin-like protein KIF23 isoform X1 yields MKAVRARTPRRPAPKKPSHPSLKDPVGVYCRVRPLSGPDQEGCIEVINETTVQIHPPDRYRIFRNGEYRETQYSFKEVFGTLVAQKELFDVVAKPLVEDLIHGKNGLLFTYGVTGSGKTHTMTGSPGDGGLLPRCLDMIFNSIGPFQAKRFVFKLDDKNGVDVQCEVDALLERQKRDAMPVPKIPSGKRQIDPEFADMINVQDHCKVEEVDEDNVYSVFVSYIEIYNNYIYDLLEEAPFEPIKPKWNNCNTPVRNGDFIPPQSKMLREDQNHNMYVTGCTEVEVKSTEEAFEVFWRGQKKRRIAHTQLNRESSRSHGVFIIKLAQAPLDADGDNVLQEKEQITLSQLSLVDLAGSERTNRTKAEGNRLREAGNINQSLMTLRTCIEVLRENQMYGTNKMVPYRDSKLTHLFKNYFDGEGKVRMIVCVNPKAEDYEESLQVMRFAEMTQEVEVARPVDRPLCGLTPGRRFRNQAFREELSQKLELRGGPKNGETEEQSVTEMFLQNFPPLPSCELLDVNDDQTLPRLIEVLEKRHKMRQMLLKEFGKNVLAFKTALQEFDSSVVSKENYIQGKLSEKEKTIAGQKMELERLEKKIKTLEYKIEILEKTTTIYEDDKRNLQQELESKSQKLQRQASDKRRLEARLQGVVAETAMKWEKECERRVAAKQLEMQNKLWVKDEKLKQLKAIVTEPKNEKPERPSRERDREKPVQRSVSPSPVPSAPPVRPRHRRSRSAGERWVDHKPPSNLPTETVMQPHVPHAITVAAASEKALAKCDKYMLTHQELASDGEIETKLIKGDVFKTRGGGQAVQFTEIETLKQESPTGRKRRSSPNPEPPEDAADSECTDVETRCSVALEMRAGSALGPGYQHHAQPKRRKP; encoded by the exons ATGAAGGCGGT TAGAGCCAGGACGCCGCGGCGCCCGGCGCCGAAGAAGCCGTCCCACCCCAGCCTGAAGGACCCGGTGGGG GTGTACTGCAGGGTGCGGCCGCTCAGCGGCCCGGACCAGGAGGGCTGCATCGAGGTGATCAACGAGACCACCGTGCAGATCCACCCGCCCGACAGATACAGGATATTCCGCAACGGGGAGTACCGGGAG ACGCAATATTCATTTAAAGAAGTGTTTGGCACCCTTGTTGCTCAGAAGGAGCTTTTTGACGTGGTGGCTAAACCTCTAGTGGAAGATCTCATTCATGGGAAAAATG GTCTCCTTTTTACATATGGTGTGACAGGCAGCGGGAAAACTCACACCATGACGGGTTCTCCTGGTGATGGAGGGCTCCTCCCACGGTGTTTGGATATGATCTTCAACAGCATAGGACCATTCCAGGCCAAGCGATTT GTTTTTAAGCTTGATGACAAGAATGGTGTGGATGTTCAGTGTGAAGTAGATGCTCTATTAGAGCGCCAGAAAAGAGATGCCATGCCTGTTCCAAAAATTCCATCTGGCAA GCGACAAATAGATCCAGAATTTGCTGATATGATCAATGTTCAAGATCACTGCAAAGTGGAAGAGGTTGATGAAGATAATGTCTACAGTGTCTTTGTCTCCTATATCGAGATCTACAACAACTACATATATGACCTGCTGGAGGAAGCTCCCTTTGAGCCTATAAAACCAAA GTGGAACAATTGCAACACTCCTGTGCGAAATGGTGACTTTAT ACCTCCACAGTCCAAAATGCTTCGCGAAGACCAGAATCACAACATGTATGTCACAGGATGCACAGAAGTAGAGGTGAAATCTACAGAAGAagcttttgaagtgttttggaGAG gTCAAAAGAAGAGGCGTATTGCACACACTCAGCTGAATCGAGAATCTAGTCGCTCTCATGGTGTTTTTATAATCAAGTTGGCTCAGGCACCCCTGGATGCAGATGGAGATAACGTGCTACAG gAGAAAGAACAAATCACTTTAAGCCAGCTGTCTTTAGTTGATCTGGCTGGAAGTGAAAGAACAAATAGAACAAAAGCTGAAGGGAACAGGCTGCGAGAAGCAG gtaatatTAATCAGTCATTAATGACTTTAAGAACATGTATTGAAGTTCTGCGGGAAAACCAGATGTATGGAACAAATAAG atgGTTCCATACAGAGATTCCAAACTGACTCATCTCTTCAAGAACTACTTTGATGGTGAAGGAAAAGTGCGTATGATTGTGTGCGTTAATCCTAAAGCTGAGGACTACGAGGAAAGCTTG CAAGTCATGCGCTTTGCAGAAATGACCCAGGAAGTGGAAGTTGCCAGACCTGTGGACAGACCACTCTGTGGTTTAACGCCGGGCCGGCGCTTTAGGAATCAGGCCTTCAGGGAGGAGCTCTCGCAGAAATTGGAGCTGCGGGGTGGCCCGAAAAATGGAG aaacagaagagcaatctgttacagaaatgtttttgcagaaCTTTCCACCGTTGCCTTCATGTGAATTATTGGATGTTAATGATGATCAAACACTTCCAAGGCTTATTGAAGTCCTGGAAAAACGCCATAAAATGCGACAAATGTTGTTAAAGGAGTTTGGCAAAAATG TGCTTGCATTTAAAACAGCGCTACAAGAATTTGACTCCAGTGTTGTATCCAAGGAAAACTATATTCAAGGAAAactgtctgaaaaagaaaaaacaatagcAGGACAGAAAATGGAGCTAGAAcgcctggagaagaaaattaaaactctgGAATACAAG aTTGAGATTTTGGAGAAAACTACCACAATTTATGAAGATGACAAGCGTAATCTTCAGCAAGAACTAGAAAGCAAGAGCCAGAAATTGCAACGTCAGGCTTCCGACAAGCGTCGGCTGGAGGCACGATTGCAAGGCGTGGTGGCAGAAACAGCCATGAAATGGGAGAAGGAGTGT GAGCGTCGTgtagcagcaaagcagctggaaatgcaGAACAAACTTTGGgtgaaagatgaaaaactgaagcaaCTGAAGGCCATTGTTACTGaaccaaaaaatgaaaagccagaGAGGCCTTCGcgggagagagacagagagaagcCTGTTCAGAGATCAGTGTCTCCTTCACCAGTACCA AGTGCACCTCCAGTTCGTCCCAGACACAGACGGTCACGCTCAGCTGGGGAGAGATGGGTAGATCATAAGCCACCTTCTAACCTGCCCACTGAAACAGTCATGCAGCCACATGTCCCTCATGCCATCACAGTAGCGGCTGCAAGTGAAAAGGCACTAGCTAAGTGTGACAAGTATATGCTGACGCACCAGGAGCTAGCCTCTGATGGGGAGATTGAAACAAAACTAATTAAG ggtGATGTGTTCAAAACCAGAGGTGGTGGACAGGCTGTGCAGTTCACAGAAATAGAGACTTTGAAGCAAGAATCTCCAACTGG TCGAAAGCGAAGATCATCTCCCAATCCTGAACCACCCGAGGATGCTGCGGACTCTGAATGCACTGATGTAGAAACCAGA TGTTCTGTGGCACTGGAGATGAGGGCAGGGTCAGCTCTTGGACCTGGATATCAGCATCATGCTCAGCCCAA gcGAAGAAAACCATGA